Proteins encoded by one window of Cyprinus carpio isolate SPL01 chromosome B6, ASM1834038v1, whole genome shotgun sequence:
- the hyi gene encoding putative hydroxypyruvate isomerase: MAPLKFCANISWLFTELPEVTQRMRDAARAGFRAVEAAWIYSSDLKELKTVKDETGLEFALINTPPGDLSAGDLGLGAVPGREQEFRQGLDLAVQYAKALDCRRIHLMAGRVPAGADHCAVAMEMEDTFVQNLKHAAGVLSKEGILGLIEPINTRITDPRYFLDSPHQAAVILQRVAHPSIRMQMDIYHWQIMDGNLTQNIRKYLPMTGHIQIAQVPDRHEPDSDGELSYTYLFKLLEELGYQDYIGCEYKPQRSTEAGLDWFRRYCSSHN; the protein is encoded by the exons ATGGCGCCGTTAAAGTTTTGTGCCAATATTTCATGGCTCTTCACGGAGTTACCGGAGGTCACGCAGCGGATGCGCGACGCGGCGCGTGCGGGGTTCCGCGCGGTCGAGGCGGCGTGGATCTACAGCTCTGACCTGAAAGAGTTAAAAACCGTGAAGGATGAAACGGGACTCGAGTTTGCGCTCATAAACACCCCCCCGG GAGATTTAAGCGCAGGAGATCTGGGACTGGGTGCCGTTCCTGGACGAGAGCAGGAGTTCAGACAGGGTCTGGATCTGGCGGTGCAGTACGCTAAAGCACTGGACTGCAGGAG GATCCACTTGATGGCGGGGAGGGTGCCGGCGGGGGCGGACCACTGCGCTGTTGCCATGGAGATGGAGGACACCTTTGTGCAGAACCTCAAACATGCTGCAGGTGTCCTCTCAAAG GAAGGCATTCTGGGATTGATTGAGCCAATCAACACCAGGATCACAGATCCACGATATTTCCTCGACTCCCCACACCAAG CTGCAGTGATTCTGCAGAGAGTCGCTCATCCCAGCATCAGGATGCAGATG GACATCTATCACTGGCAGATCATGGATGGCAACCTAACGCAGAATATACGCAAATACTTGCCAATGACAG GTCACATCCAGATCGCTCAAGTTCCTGACCGCCACGAGCCGGACAGCGACGGAGAGCTCAGTTACACGTATCTCTTCAAGCTGCTGGAAGAGCTGGGCTATCAGGACTACATCGGCTGCGAATACAAACCCCAGC GTTCCACAGAAGCGGGTCTGGACTGGTTCAGAAGATACTGCAGCAGCCACAACTGA